A single genomic interval of Salvelinus namaycush isolate Seneca chromosome 41, SaNama_1.0, whole genome shotgun sequence harbors:
- the LOC120034030 gene encoding protein phosphatase 1 regulatory subunit 29-like — protein sequence MLSRLHTHSSSSSPSTHTLLILPALLLFLHLPGLVWGDCWLIEGDKGYVWLAICSQNQPPYETIPQHINNTVHDLRLNENKLKMIPYTSMYRFTNLTDLNLTKNEISYIEDGAFAQQANLQVLQLGYNKLTNLTEAMMRGLGRLQCLFLQHNLIEVIGNNALDECLSLNSIDLSSNKLARIDPSTFTILNRLMVCELAGNPFHCGCDLYNFLTWLEAFNNVTHTYDRLQCETPREMFGYPLLSPIASGHAGHNARTILSSVCRDGVFIPGMTSLPPDSDSSGMGPDMFDRVGPYHQPTTSSSSTEHSFSPSIKLHHVSLFTASIMVQIPRPYSKMYILVQYNNTFVSDVMNLKLKKEMITLNKLKPHTNYTFCVASIRTSQRYNHTCLQFSTRAQNPDDMPPTPSTTTHYIMTIVGCIFGMLCILGLVYYCLRKKRRREEKQKSICVKKTILEMRYGPEVAAAVGNDPSAVQKLQEQAQGQGHHQYQHHTHGGKLPMSASSSGMLHSANTSSSRLSSIPQDKMPTAFSEAMLTSKGNYMDVRTEGVMRDGGMGGGQGGMRDEDLREEDGTDVGEDSDDDGRGSASEISTIAMEVDKVNQIINNCIDALKLDSVMAASSTASSATTTTSYPTSPPPTCTSSLTRGLIPLSPGITETCPGLPSSTTKIPSPPPLPFSVPLSERPGISGGGFVSPPYRPPPPASAVRPVVRQMSADAAVVISAVKKQCSTSSCNSMGRDRERGTGGGGRVYSLDVHEPRSPDPCQQYPGERGSPAGCGEHLERLPLVGSGGGGGGGGSGGGGGVDGITNQHHQQQQQQQQGQGQEQQEDYHCSEHRHSVPALYYEGSHQGSPHQRASFLKPLTRSRRDAASYSQLSPSRHQNYSGYSSSPEYSSESSLRIWERFRPYRKGQRDESCYVTAGNALRKKVQFAKGEDLHDILDYWKGVSAQQKL from the exons ATGCTCAGCAGGCTTCACActcactcctcctcttcctctccatctacCCACACCCTCCTCATCCTTcccgctctcctcctcttcctccaccttccGGGACTGGTCTGGGGGGACTGCTGGCTGATCGAGGGGGACAAGGGCTACGTGTGGCTAGCCATCTGCAGCCAGAACCAGCCTCCATATGAGACCATCCCCCAGCACATCAATAACACGGTCCACGACCTGAGGCTCAACGAGAACAAGCTCAAAATGATCCCCTACACCTCCATGTACCGCTTCACCAACCTCACGGACCTCAACCTCACCAAGAACGAGATCTCCTACATCGAGGACGGGGCCTTCGCTCAACAGGCCAACCTACAG GTCCTCCAGCTGGGCTACAACAAACTGACCAACCTGACAGAAGCCATGATGAGGGGCCTGGGCCGGCTGCAGTGCCTCTTTCTCCAGCACAACCTCATTGAG GTCATTGGCAACAATGCATTGGATGAGTGCCTCAGTCTCAACAGCATTGACCTGTCATCCAATAAGCTGGCCCGCATCGACCCCTCCACCTTTACCATTTTGAATCGCCTCATGGTGTGTGAGCTGGCTGGGAACCCCTTCCATTGTGGCTGTGACTTGTACAACTTCCTCACCTGGCTGGAGGCCTTCAATAACGTCACACACACCTACGACCGGCTCCAGTGCGAGACCCCCAGGGAGATGTTTGGCTACCCACTCCTGAGTCCCATCGCGTCCGGCCACGCTGGGCACAACGCTCGGACGATTCTGTCCTCTGTCTGCCGGGATGGGGTCTTCATCCCCGGGATGACGTCTCTCCCGCCAGACTCAGATTCCTCCGGAATGGGCCCGGACATGTTTGACCGCGTGGGTCCGTACCACCAACCCACCACCTCGTCTTCCTCCACGGAGCACAGCTTCAGCCCCAGCATCAAGCTCCACCACGTGTCCCTCTTCACAGCCTCTATCATGGTCCAGATCCCCAGACCTTACAGCAAGATGTACATCCTGGTGCAGTACAATAACACATTTGTCTCTGATGTCATGAACCTGAAGCTCAAGAAGGAGATGATCACGCTGAACAAGCTCAAGCCACACACCAACTATACCTTCTGCGTGGCCTCCATCCGGACCTCCCAGCGCTACAACCACACCTGTCTCCAGTTCTCCACCCGAGCCCAGAACCCCGACGACATGCCGCCAACACCTTCCACCACCACCCACTACATAATGACCATCGTGGGCTGCATCTTCGGGATGCTCTGCATCCTGGGCCTCGTCTACTATTGtctgaggaagaagaggaggcgtGAGGAGAAGCAAAAGTCCATCTGTGTGAAGAAGACAATTCTAGAAATGAGGTATGGCCCGGAGGTGGCGGCGGCCGTGGGGAACGACCCGTCTGCGGTGCAGAAGCTCCAGGAGCAGGCCCAGGGTCAGGGCCACCACCAGTACCAGCACCACACACACGGGGGCAAGCTACCAATGTCTGCCTCCTCCTCGGGCATGCTTCACTCCgccaacacctcttcctccagactctcctccatccctcaggATAAGATGCCCACCGCCTTCTCTGAGGCCATGCTGACCAGCAAAGGCAACTACATGGATGTGAGGACGGAGGGGGtgatgagagatggagggatgggaggaggacagggagggatgagggatgaggATCTAAGAGAAGAGGACGGGACGGACGTGGGGGAGGATTCGGACGACGACGGGCGAGGCTCGGCCTCGGAGATCTCCACCATCGCCATGGAGGTGGATAAGGTCAACCAGATTATCAATAACTGCATTGACGCCCTGAAGCTGGACTCTGTCATGGCCGCCTCCTCCACTGCCTCTTCCGCCACTACCACCACCTCCTACCccacctcccctccacccacCTGCACCTCCTCCTTGACCCGTGGCCTCATCCCCCTTTCCCCCGGCATCACTGAGACCTGCCCGGGCCTGCCCTCCTCTACCACCAAGATCCCCAGTCCACCGCCGCTCCCCTTCTCCGTCCCTCTCTCGGAGCGTCCGGGGATCAGCGGCGGGGGGTTTGTGTCGCCGCCCTACCGCCCGCCTCCCCCTGCGTCCGCTGTGCGCCCTGTCGTGAGGCAGATGAGCGCTGACGCTGCGGTGGTGATCAGTGCCGTGAAGAAGCAGTGCAGCACCTCGTCCTGCAACTCCATGGGACGTGACCGGGAACGagggaccggaggaggaggccGGGTCTACAGCCTGGACGTCCACGAGCCCCGCAGCCCGGACCCCTGCCAGCAGTACCCAGGAGAGAGAGGCAGCCCCGCGGGGTGTGGAGAGCACCTGGAGCGGCTGCCTCTGGTGGGGAGCGGCgggggaggaggtgggggtggtagtggaggtggtggtggtgttgatggtattaCCAACCAGCatcaccagcagcagcagcagcagcagcaggggcAGGGACAGGAACAGCAGGAGGACTACCACTGCTCAGAGCACCGGCACTCAGTCCCGGCTCTGTACTACGAGGGCTCCCACCAGGGCTCGCCGCACCAGAGGGCCTCCTTCCTCAAGCCCCTGACCCGCTCCCGCCGTGACGCCGCCTCCTACTCGCAGCTCTCGCCCTCCCGCCACCAAAACTACTCCGGGTACTCCTCCAGCCCTGAGTATTCCTCGGAGAGCTCTCTGAGGATCTGGGAGAGGTTCCGGCCCTACAGGAAGGGCCAGAGGGATGAGTCATGCTACGTCACGGCTGGGAACGCCTTAAGGAAGAAGGTGCAGTTTGCCAAAGGGGAGGACCTCCATGACATCCTCGACTACTGGAAGGGCGTGTCAGCCCAGCAGAAGCTGTGA